DNA from Daucus carota subsp. sativus chromosome 1, DH1 v3.0, whole genome shotgun sequence:
tttttcagtaTTATAGAGTTTTGTATTAATGAAAGTCATTTTGTGATCAtgatagttttataatttatttgaaatgaGAAAACATATGAATATCACATTTTGTAAGGGTTGACTATCAAATTCTGAAAATATTGTCATGATATCACATTAAAACACATGTAGGGCTGGTTATGATCCGTTCGGGCTTCGGGGCGGGGACGGGATGGGTATTGGATTCGGGGATGGGggcggggatagcactccccgacCCCCAAGTGTCCCCGTGCCCATCCCATGTAGGCATGCAATTAATTAAGTCGTAAACATGATTCTACATTTTCATGTTGGCCAGTGATATTGCTGAAGCATCGTTTGTGAGGAGTTACAAGAGAAGTTTCAATGGTTTTGCTGTTTATCTCACCGATCAAGAGCGTCAAAAGATAGCCGGTACACAACTGCTAATCTCTTAATATCTTAAACTAAATTCAATATCAACAAAACTTTACATATATCATGCTGGACCTGATACCTTTGTACCTAGAATTGTAGATGAATTGGCAGAGAGAAAGCAGCTAAACCTGTAATGTGTATGCAGAACATGAAGCAGTGGTATCAGTTTTTAAAAGTAAGACTCTCCATACACAAACAACAAGGTCATGGGATTTCATGGGGTTTTCTGAGAAGGTGCATAGAAACGCCGGCTATGAGTCCAATGTCATCATCGGCGTTATTGACACGGGAATTTGGCCTGAATCACAGAGTTTTAGCGACAAAAACTTTGGTCCTGTTCCTGCCAAATGGAAGGGAGCATGTGTTGGAGGACATAATTTCACTTGCAACAAGTATGAAGTTCTGATACATCGTGTCAcgtattggggccgtttggctacacttatttttcagaaatatatAAGGACTTATTTCTGAAGAAAAGTGCATAAATGATAAAACTTTACTTCTTTTCTGAAGccctttttttttcaaatgcgaatattaaacacctttttaacatttatatccaaGAAAATAAAAGCTTATTTTTGTTGCCAAACAGGCACATTGTTTTTTCTAAAGACTATATTTCTATTTCGTTATTTCTATAGAAAATTGATCGGAGCTCGGTACTACACTTCAGAGAAGTCGATTGATTCTGCAAGAGATGCAGATGGTCATGGAACTCATACAGCCTCGATAGCTGCGGGGAACCATGTAAAAGGTGCTAGTTTTTATGGCCTTGCTCAAGGAACTGCCAGAGGTGGAGTGCCCTCTGCAAGAATTGCTGCATACAGAGCTTGTGACGCGCAAGGTGCATGCCAAGAGGCTGATGTGCTGGCAGCATTCGACGATGCTATAGCTGATGGAGTTGATATTATTTCCATCTCTCTAGCTTACTCAAATAATTATCCTTCTGGACAATTCTCCATTGAGGTAGGAGCTTTTCATGCAATGGAAAGGGGTATTCTAACGGTGGCTGCTGCAGGAAATTCTGGAAGTTCACACGGAACAATTTATAATTCCATGCCGTGGATGCTTAGTGTTGCAGCAAGCACCATTGATCGACGATTTATTGATAAGCTTGTCCTCGGAAATGGAAAAACGCTaatggtatatatatttttgatttttcaataCTTCAATTTTTATAAAGTTCAGTTACCTCTTTGATACTAATCCAAAATAATGCCCAATTCTATGTGGAACAGGGTCCTGCAGTTAATTCTTTCCGCTTGAATGGATCATCTTTCCCTCTCATACGTGGACGCGATGCAACAAAAACTTGCATAGGAAAATATGCAGAGTATGAAAACATTTCATGAACCAAATATACAAATCATAGATTCCTCATACCCTCACTGACACACACATAAATATCATTTCAGGAGCTGTTTCTGGAATTGCCTGAATAGTGAATTGGTGAAAGGAAAGATCGTTGTTTGCCGTGATAATGGGGGTGATATTTTTGAAGCTTCTTATGCTGGTGCCCTTGGTACAGTTGTATATAATGACGATGCATATGGCAACTATTCGACAGTGGGATCAATTCCCGTATCACGATTGAGTATTGAGGATTTTTCAGTAGTGGATGCTTATCTTAACTCAACAAAGTATATACATCTTTAGTACTATTATTGTCCAGGTTATGTAATTTACTCCTCTGGTTAATTTATCTGATTTCATCTGTTTTGTAGAAATCCTCATGCAAACATTCTAAGGAGTGAAGTCTTACGCGACTTAGAAGCTCCTGTTATAGCACCTTTTTCTTCAAGAGGGCCAAACAGAAAAATTCCAGAGATTCTGAAGGTACAAGTATTATAGgattcaatttttttcaattcaaacattttctttctttcaTGCTATTAgcatgcaataattttgtgtgtCGATCTTTCAGCCGGATATAAGTGCACCAGGAGTGGCTATTTTGTCTGCATATTCTCCGGTCAGTTCCCCTTCAGATGACATCATAAATGATAAGAGATCTGTGAAGTATAGTATCTTGTCGGGAACTTCAATGGCATGTCCTCATGTTGCTGGCGCTGCAGCTTACGTGAAATCATTCCACCCCAAGTGGTCTGCGTCTGCAATTCAATCTTCCCTCATGACTACTGGTAACATATTTGtttattaatccataattaactATCAAATTAACCCAATCTAACGAAACCATCATGTTTTATGTTGCTAGCGTGGCGCATGGATGAGGCAAAGAATCCACACGGAGAGTTTGCTTATGGATCAGGACATCTCgatcctgtaaaagctgtaaatCCTGGTCTAGTGTACGAAGTATCCAAACAAGACTATATTAAAATGCTATGTAGCATTGGTTTCAATAGTTCCAAGCTTAGAATCATATCAGGAGATAACAGTACCAGTTGCGTTGCAGCAGAGACATTCACACCTAAGGATCTCAACTATCCTGCAATGACCATTAATGTTACGAAAAACAAGGTGTTTACAGTAAGCTTTCCGAGAAGAGTTACCAACGTTGGCTTATCAAATACCACGTACAAGGCACATATCTTTGCGAATTCTCAGTTGAGCATAACTGTGAGGCCTAGGACTCTGCAATTCAAGCGGTTGAATGAGAAGCATTCGTTTGTGGTGGTTGTCACAGGAAAAATAGTTCATCAAAATACAACAGAATCTGCTTCACTTGTGTGGTCTGACGGCATCCACAATGTGCGCAGTCCTATTGTAATTCACACGTATTCATTTCCTAGGAGTATTGCCAAGAGGTGAGCTCGTTGGAGTAGTGTTTTTTCAACCATCAAGTATATTCTATAATTTTACATGTCACCTAGATTTTATAACTAACAGATGAACCCCGTTGAGCATTTTATGCGTTGAGCATGCTTTTAAGACTCAGCTACTGTTTGGTTGGAGAAagggtatggggttggaatgaggaatcggttCAGAGTGGTACGAGGTTGaggtatatttttaatatggtTAAGTGCTGGAATGagcatatataatttaaatatttttaaatgattaattataattaatttaaaaatatttttaaaataaatttttatacatttttgagTCATCAACTTCATTTGGtactaataatttgaattttatgacataaataaaaataaaaataagacaaACAAAGTTGATTTATCAAACATGTGTTTCattagggctgttcacgaaccgagccgagccgagttttgaccgaaccgaaccgagccgagctttaattttttttctgacgagccgagccgggccgagcttttttatcgaacaaaaattgtgttcaagctcggctcgttaactaacgagccgaacacgagtttgttcgcgaacaaatacaagccgagccgagtcgaatcgagtcgagccgagccagaaaaaaaataaggacaaacgACCCCTACTTGTGTTTGGTTAACAAGTTAATTTTGTAAAAGTATTTGTAGTGTAAATTTTTAATCCAATATTTGGAAGGTGAAAAGAGGTACCAATACCACGGTTAAAGCAAATTTTTGAACAAAAGTAGTAACTGAAGAAGGCAGAAATATCaagaatatacatatatgcTTGTTTGTAAAATCCTTACTCAAACTAATAAGATGCAAGAAAATCCTATtccaaaatacaaaaatatatttttgctaATTGTTATAAGGTTTTGAATGATTTTGTAACATCCCgacttttcggaatattaatactaaatacaaaactaaaatacaacgTAATTAATCGAAAATTCTATTACAAAGGTGACTATTACAAAGCCCAGCTAACGGAAGTCTAAACGTCAAGCTACTCCAAATCTAATATCCTCAAACTCCAATTCCAATGCACATCAACTTGCTCTTAAATCAAACCTGAAAATTGAAAGTAATGAGCTATACAGCCCAGCAAGCAACTAATCGATCCAACTAGTCGGGCCAAGTAACATGTATAcacataagataaaatatactttAGATACGATAACAATATACGAaacaaataatttcaaaacacTTTCATATTCTTATTCGATGCCACAATCACATGGTGAACAATAACTCAGAACTCATAATTTATACCACGACCACTACAACCCGGTGATAACGGTCCTGAATTTTCTGAAAACTGTCACTATAACCCGGTGACTCGGtccttattcttattcttattttcACAAACCATGGCATAAATAAGAGTTCCGAAATCATCGTCAACACCGCACATATACGAGAACGAAaaccaattaaaaatataatcacttAGCCCAAATTTATACaatcaaatataaacatataacacataatttttaaaacactagAAAGATCGGTCAGAAACTTACCTCAACACCGAAATCAAATACTCAACACCATACTAGATCATATAATCAATCCTTGGCAACCAACCAAATTCATCTCATCTTAGACTCCAAAATCCTCCGCGAATCCAATCTGCCCAGATCACTAATCTACTGTTTTGACCCCATAAACAATATTTTCTGAGAAAACTCAAaacacgaaagttgtagagGACGAAAAGACCTTTCCGAAAAGGTATGGATCATCAAAAACGGACTAATAACGAATCGGGAATTAAATAAAACGTCTGCTGATCAGATTCAAAGAGAAGAATAGGGTCTGAATAAGTTTTGGGATTTTGAGAACAGTTCGAAAACGAATCTGAGAAAACATTGTGAAGGAAAGTTGTAGACAATTGAAAGAGCTTTCTGAAATATCAAGAATCATCGAAATccgataagaattgaatttactacGAATTTTACAAGACAGCTGATTTGCGTGAATAAAAACCCTacgaatttttgtaataaaaacgaAGAAAAAGTCGGACGGCTCACACAAGATAATAAAAGAATGAAGAAACAAATCAATATATAGAGAGGgtcaaaaccctaattctaaCCCTACCAGTTATCCGAATACAAGTCCGATCCATATTTTAAGCCCCAATatcctaattcaattttaaatcctaattcaactttaatcctttattattattattactaatcaattaatattattctaaGAATTATGTGATATtacagatttaattattttttataaaattgtgcTCACTTACTTTGAACGAGGGATGCAATGAAATTTTTACTTTAAATGAGGGACTGGCaaacttttttataattttaatttttttaaattatttaatttcaactatttgaattaaaaatataattcccatattttgaaaaaataaatttattccactttaatattgtatattttaaaaatattctaacTCATCCTCTCTCTATCTCCCTAAAACATATTTGggttttttttcataaatacccaagtctaaatgaatttttggaaaaatattgttactttttaaaataaattgcaaaaatactatactttaaattttttttgcaaaaatacggaggTCTACAACTACTAGTAATCATATATGCAACCACAGAAACAACttcgaatttatttttttgaaaattacttTAGTTGCAGAATAAGTTGCAATCACTTGCAAATGGATAAAAATGAATGTCCGGCCCCTGCGGTGCCTACAGCAATAACAAAAGAACAACcataaaatcaactaaaaacacaaatcaactaaaaacaatcacaaaatcaactaaaatcaaCCAATTAAGATGAAGATGGGGATTGACTTCCGTCTCCGGTACAATCATAACCAATTGAGACGAATGGGGTGTAGATTTTGAGTTTAGTGGATTCGTTGAAACGTTGGGAGATCTGGGCCTCATAATTGAAGGTCGGCACAACGTCGAAGGCATGATTTACGAGGCAGAGGTTGGTGCGGCGTgggagagaaatgagagaagaGGGCGAGGACCGAGGAGAAATGAAAGAGACGAAATGCCGGAAAGAGGAGGAAAATATTGTTTATTGAATTTCATGGCAGCGTGAGGTTGTGGCCGTTGGtcctggaagatgaagatggtgTTGCAGCAAAAACAAACCCTGTACTTATGCATATgtgtaattaaaattataaagaaatcgTATATTTGCAATCATTCGAGGCAGGTCGTAGTTTTGCAATAAAGAAGGTAAAAAGGGGGTATTTTTGCCAAATTCCAaacatctatactatctatactataatataataaggcaacataggtataatttgtagtcgtataaaattttggtttggtcatctccttTGTTACTACAAGTCTGTTACATGGAAAattctcttactcttacaatattaaagagttttatactgtttaaattacaaacacttgagattcttacaatattaaagagttttatatcgtttaaattacaaacacttgagatgtagtacaagataaaaattccaccattattcttttaaatataatttatatactatattataataaatcgacattggtataatttgtagtagtccaaaaaatataatcagttggtaaatataatccggttaaaatccaattcatcaattctaaaatactaataagatgatgttaaaatttaaattataattaataaattatgaattctataaagaattttataccgtttaaattacaaacacttgagatgtagtgcaagataaaaactccaccattattcttttaaatataattgggaaatctacaaaattacctaccttttcttttattgttttcaaaaatactaccttccagcattatttttaaaaataccttttcataaattttttttttcaaaaatacggtttgcaacttttgcaacctcatctgcaactccaggcggcgccaaccgtgttgcaacctcttttgcaacttcatatgcaaccgaattcctgatttcaagttccagttttcaaatgtcattttcgacctcattttcggaatcgatatatatatatatatcgattccaaaaatgaggtcgaaaatgacatttgaaaactggaacttgaaatcaggatttataattgcatatatggttgcatatggttgtattcagttgtatatggttgcattcagttgattttaTTGCAATCTagtggccccgccaggggcacaccatacatctgttgttacttacagttttcagttgcatttagttgcaactgaggttgcaaatgaagttgcaactgcagttgcaaaaggtTGCAAaagcaactgcagttgcaacttcatttgcaacctcatttgcatcatttgcaacctcatttgcaacttacagttttcagttgaactagttgcaactttctatttttatttgcaacctcatttgcaacttttgcaaactcatttgcaaaccgtatttttgaaatttttttatgaaaaggtatttttaaaaacaatgaaaaagatgatagtatttttaaaaaaataattttacagatgggtatttttaaaaagatcccaatataatttatatactatattataataaaccaacattggtataatttgtagtcgttcAAAAGATATAATCAGATGGGAAATACAATCTgattaaaatccaattcatcaattctaaaatactaataagatgatgctaaaatttaaattataattaataaattacgataTTTATACCCGCCCGttcttcgcacgggttaaaggctagtatatataacaTTCGAAACGCAACCGAAAATGTTGACAAAAACGTCTCATCGCGGTGGACCAggaaattttgataataaaattaaataaactagCATAAAACAAAGATTCAAAATTCAATCATTCAAATATGCCAATAGCACACTTCGGACTTCCCTCTTAtcatgaatttcaaaatttgaaacccCCAAATCAGATAGACAGATACTGTTGGTATATAATCCATCTATCTTACTAGTTGCTAGTATTACTATCCCCGATTAGTTTCAAATTTCTCCGCACAGAAATGGAAAACGTATCGACTCTGATTGTTCCTTGTTCCAAACACAATCACAAAATCTATCAGCACTGGTTCAGTTTTGCTGATTCAGGTACTTCTATctttatcattttttatatcttcacatacatacatatataaacatgTTGGTTTTCTGTCTTAGATGGCGATGGTCGATTAACCGGAAATGATATCGACACTACAAAGTTCTTCTCTATGTCCAATTTGTCTCGTCCACAACTCAAGCAGGTATagggactctctctctctctctctctctctctctctctctctctctctctctctctctctctctctctctctctctctcactctcgctctcgctctccctctccctctccctctccttcTCTCTGATACAATCAAGTTTAAGTTACGCATTTATTGCTTAAGGAATTGAAATTTCATCTCAATACTTGTAgattgtaaatttgtaatgCTTTATTGCGAAGTTGTTTTGTTTTGGATATTGGCGTAAACAAAGTCGATATATGATAGATGTGAAATAATGAGCCGACTTTATTCTGGTTTTACATCGTTAcagaatataattatttgatattgtATAGCATTTTAGTGTATTCATAACTTCTCCAGGTATTCTAATCTTATCTGAATATGTTTAGTGATTTAGTATTTGTGTATTGTACTTGTGATTGTCTCAGATATTCGCGCAAACATGTTCGATTCtgcaattaattttttagtGTATTTCAGTTTTACCTTGTAATGTTAGTGTAAAAGTTTGTTTAATCTGAAGATTTAAAGTGTAGGTTCTGTGGATACCTAGTATATGCCTAGTGAATTTATCATTACACATCATTCTGTTGTAATGTGAACCGTAGCTGATATGGTGTTGTTGACATAACTTTTATTATAGCAAATTTAGTCGATTTCTTATGAATGTACAGTTTGTGAgagtattttttattataaagtttAGTTGATTCGAAAACATCTTCATTCTATATGTAGTTTTGTTAAGATAATACAGTGAGCATCACTCTTGTGCTAGTTCAACCCTTAGTTCTTCTGATGGTGTTTGTcttcatttgtttaaatttgaacCCTTCTTTTGGTAATAAATTGCTTAGTAAAGTCCTTGAGTTCATAATAATTTGTACTACTATTTCTATTCTGGCTGATTGATTGTGGTTTTATGAAAAGGTTTGGGCAATTGCGGATTCGAAACGACAAGGTTTTCTAGGTTTGAATGAGTTCATCACTGCTATGCAGGTTAGATATGTGTTCTTTTCTTGTTTGCTAATTACTATGTGTCTTCTACTTTCATGTTTGGAGTACAGTATGTTATGTATTTTAATTACAACTTTGCAACAGTTGATATCTTTGGCACAAGCAGGGCATGAACTAAGACATGATTTTCTCCAAACTAAAGGCAAGAATTTTCATTTGCATTTTAGCACGCTGTTTAGTCTTAACATATATAACATTTGCCACTGGAGTTATGTGTAATTGGGTCTTATTACATAACATTTGGCTTTTTATTTGATAGAAGTATAGAACTAACTTGCTACGTTGTTCCTTTTTTATAGTTGACTTTGACAATCTGCAACCCCCAGTTATGGAAGGTTTGAGTTCTTTGTTGAATGTAAGTAGTCTTAAGTCATAATTCTGTCCTTTTAACATTGACCTTCAAGTGATTTGGTTCATCATTTCCCATCACATGTTGTAGAATAAGAAGGTTTCCACAACAACAGCAGAAACTGAGTTGAATGGTTTGTGCTCTCTCTTTAAGTATGTAAAATGTAATTTGCGTGTGTGTGTCTGTGCTAAACAATGTTAAGTACTACTTGTTCTGTACTTTGATGAAAATACGTTAACAGTTTTAACACTTTATAGGAACAAGGACTCTGCAACAGTCACCATCTTTTAATCTGCTTACTTCAAAATTCACTAAGAAGGTAAGGTTGATTACATTTATTAGTAGTTGTTTTGGCACACGTTTACTTGACTTTTTCTTTTGTTCACTTGTAAGTTTATTTTACTCCTGCAAAAACATGATTGTAGTATCTGTGACCGAATCTCTTTCCAGGACTTGTGGACCAAACAGTTTTGCGACAAATCCTGATTTTGACAAATATGTTATatgcttttatttttttatatatcctTGTGAATGTCATTTGTCACTCAAAAACCCTGATCCACATTATATTGCCTGACATAGTTTTTCCTTCTTTATTTTTGTGTAGAAGCCCCAAGCATCTATAAATGCAGTCACTTCAATAAATGATGGCTTGAAACGATTATACGTTGAAAAATTAAAGCCTTTGGAAGTTGCTTACCGTTTTAATGAATTTGGATTGCCCTTACTGGTGAGCAGAGTGTAAAAGATATACATTAATGTTAATATGTTCGTGATGATCTTTGCTATGAATAAATGTTATCTAAATCTTTATCTACTTCGTGTGATCATGTTGATGTGTTGATGTGCAGACAGATAGTGATTTTAATGCCAAACCCATGGTTATGCTCTTGGGTCAGTACTCAACAGGCAAAACCACATTTATTAAACATCTGCTCAAATGCAACTATCCGGGTACATCTAAATTTGTTCGGAGTTCCATTTTTTCGTGAATGATGCTAATGCACACTAATAAATGATAAATGATACTACTAGCTTTAACTGTCTACTGTACTTCTACTTTTTTGTGCAGGAGCTCACATTGGACCTGAGCCAACAACTGATCGATTTGTGGTCGTTATGGTAATACTATTTtgtatcaagtatttatttatttggactAGTGGAATTCATGTAATCTATCAATGCCAGAACTACGCAATCGCAATTGCTCTTACTAGTTACTAGTTATTGCCTTATACGTATCACATTGATAACTTGTGATCCTTCTTATTGTTGGATAACTAGCTAATAGCTTCACTTTAGTATCCTGACCTAAAAATTTTTACAGTCTGGGCCTGATGAGAGGAGCATACCTGGGAACACAGTAGCTGTTCATGCTGATCTACCATTTAGTGGTTTAACAACTTTTGGTGGAGCATTCTTGTCAAAGTTTGAGTGTTCCCAGATGCCACATGAGGTCTGTTACAGCTTCTTGTATCAATACATATCTTCACATTAGTGATTGCTGAATGATGATATATTTTAATCTATTAGATTAATAATTTCTCTCTCAATTTTCAGTTGTTAGAGCACATTTCATTTGTGGATTCTCCTGGTGTTCTATCAGGAGAAAAGCAGAGAACAGAAAGAAGTTATGATTTTACAGGTGCTATATCATGGTTTGCTGCGAAGTGTGACCTTATTCTCCTTCTCTTCGACCCACATAAACTCGATATAAGTGATGAATTTAAGCGTGTAATTTCATCTCTACGAGGCCATGATGACAAGATTCGTGTAGTCCTCAACAAAGCCGACCAAGTTGATACACAACAAGTAAGTGTTATCCTTAGAATCCAGTTAAGTATTGTATTAAGTGCATATGCTAACAGTTCCTTCTGATTATAGCTAATGAGAGTGTATGGGGCTTTAATGTGGTCGCTTGGAAAAGTTCTAAACACGCCTGAAGTTGTGCGCGTTTATGTTGGGTAATTTTTGTCCCTGACACTCTGTGCATGTTTGTTTCACAAAATCATACGATCCGGTTTAGTTGTAGATATGATTGACATTCTCTAAAGCTGACATGGTTTTCTGggaaataaaattttgtttgtaaAGTAACCAACTTACCTTATGCCtatgttaattatcaaatatatatactgaTATTTTTCATGGTTTATGCAGCTCATTCAACGACAAACCCGTAGATGAAACAGCAGTTGGTCCAATGGGAAAAGAGCTCTTCGAGAAAGAACAATCTGACCTTCTCGTAGACTTGATGGACATCCCGAAGAAAGCATGTGATCGTCGGGTAtgtttataacttataattttggtcaatttgtgTCTGCATACTTTACATGTATGTCACTTTTTGTATATTAGTTAGATAACTTCTTAACTTCTTTTTCGTAAACAAGCCTAACAGTACTGCCTTACAGATTAACGAGTTTGTTAAACGAGCTAGAGCCGCAAAGATTCATGCCTACATTATTAGACAATTGAAAAAGGAAATGCCCACGATGATGGGTAAAGCTAAGACTCAACAACGCCTCATTGATAATCTTGAAGATGTATTCACAAAGGTTTAACTCTCTGTCTGATCTGGTTGTGAAATCTTAAACATTtgctaatttattattaatctcATATTCTCTTGAATCAGGTTCAAACAGAATT
Protein-coding regions in this window:
- the LOC108221244 gene encoding subtilisin-like protease SBT4.3 encodes the protein MQIYIVYMGALPPQTYSPSSHHFNILMEVYGNSDIAEASFVRSYKRSFNGFAVYLTDQERQKIAEHEAVVSVFKSKTLHTQTTRSWDFMGFSEKVHRNAGYESNVIIGVIDTGIWPESQSFSDKNFGPVPAKWKGACVGGHNFTCNKKLIGARYYTSEKSIDSARDADGHGTHTASIAAGNHVKGASFYGLAQGTARGGVPSARIAAYRACDAQGACQEADVLAAFDDAIADGVDIISISLAYSNNYPSGQFSIEVGAFHAMERGILTVAAAGNSGSSHGTIYNSMPWMLSVAASTIDRRFIDKLVLGNGKTLMGPAVNSFRLNGSSFPLIRGRDATKTCIGKYAESCFWNCLNSELVKGKIVVCRDNGGDIFEASYAGALGTVVYNDDAYGNYSTVGSIPVSRLSIEDFSVVDAYLNSTKNPHANILRSEVLRDLEAPVIAPFSSRGPNRKIPEILKPDISAPGVAILSAYSPVSSPSDDIINDKRSVKYSILSGTSMACPHVAGAAAYVKSFHPKWSASAIQSSLMTTAWRMDEAKNPHGEFAYGSGHLDPVKAVNPGLVYEVSKQDYIKMLCSIGFNSSKLRIISGDNSTSCVAAETFTPKDLNYPAMTINVTKNKVFTVSFPRRVTNVGLSNTTYKAHIFANSQLSITVRPRTLQFKRLNEKHSFVVVVTGKIVHQNTTESASLVWSDGIHNVRSPIVIHTYSFPRSIAKR
- the LOC108209581 gene encoding EH domain-containing protein 1 isoform X2 encodes the protein MENVSTLIVPCSKHNHKIYQHWFSFADSDGDGRLTGNDIDTTKFFSMSNLSRPQLKQVWAIADSKRQGFLGLNEFITAMQLISLAQAGHELRHDFLQTKVDFDNLQPPVMEGLSSLLNNKKVSTTTAETELNGTRTLQQSPSFNLLTSKFTKKPQASINAVTSINDGLKRLYVEKLKPLEVAYRFNEFGLPLLTDSDFNAKPMVMLLGQYSTGKTTFIKHLLKCNYPGAHIGPEPTTDRFVVVMSGPDERSIPGNTVAVHADLPFSGLTTFGGAFLSKFECSQMPHELLEHISFVDSPGVLSGEKQRTERSYDFTGAISWFAAKCDLILLLFDPHKLDISDEFKRVISSLRGHDDKIRVVLNKADQVDTQQLMRVYGALMWSLGKVLNTPEVVRVYVGSFNDKPVDETAVGPMGKELFEKEQSDLLVDLMDIPKKACDRRINEFVKRARAAKIHAYIIRQLKKEMPTMMGKAKTQQRLIDNLEDVFTKVQTEFHLSPGDFPDVDHFRKVLSTYNIDKFDKVKPKMIQAIDEMLGHDIPDLLTSFRNPYQ
- the LOC108209581 gene encoding EH domain-containing protein 1 isoform X1, which produces MENVSTLIVPCSKHNHKIYQHWFSFADSDGDGRLTGNDIDTTKFFSMSNLSRPQLKQVWAIADSKRQGFLGLNEFITAMQLISLAQAGHELRHDFLQTKVDFDNLQPPVMEGLSSLLNNKKVSTTTAETELNGTRTLQQSPSFNLLTSKFTKKKPQASINAVTSINDGLKRLYVEKLKPLEVAYRFNEFGLPLLTDSDFNAKPMVMLLGQYSTGKTTFIKHLLKCNYPGAHIGPEPTTDRFVVVMSGPDERSIPGNTVAVHADLPFSGLTTFGGAFLSKFECSQMPHELLEHISFVDSPGVLSGEKQRTERSYDFTGAISWFAAKCDLILLLFDPHKLDISDEFKRVISSLRGHDDKIRVVLNKADQVDTQQLMRVYGALMWSLGKVLNTPEVVRVYVGSFNDKPVDETAVGPMGKELFEKEQSDLLVDLMDIPKKACDRRINEFVKRARAAKIHAYIIRQLKKEMPTMMGKAKTQQRLIDNLEDVFTKVQTEFHLSPGDFPDVDHFRKVLSTYNIDKFDKVKPKMIQAIDEMLGHDIPDLLTSFRNPYQ